From Alteromonas sp. RKMC-009, one genomic window encodes:
- a CDS encoding LamG-like jellyroll fold domain-containing protein → MKPRSALIVSSILCVTGCGGSGEDSTPPETITVVENQTLANPEAAITDSSAYMDIGVHDPSVVKADGTYYIFGSHLAAAKTTDLQTWEYISSLSANNMVDESPLFNTYSTEFAEGIAWTDDFTGSWASDVIQAPDGKFWFYYNHCAQDNPDTPERDEVCWHRSYLGLATSDSVEGPYVDKGVFLRSGYRDEAELAAYPVDGVETYNPAVHPNAIDPAAFYDKDGNLWMVYGSYSGGIFVLAMDEQTGMPEAGQGYGKHLVGGNYNAIEGAFVIYSPDSDYYYLFWSNAGFAAGDGYNIRVARSRTPDGPYLDAAGNDMTGATVANNYGNKLLGSHLWSSAFGETSSQYGYNAPGHNSALYDEELDKYLLFTHTRFPDEEGRYDNPEAHAVRVHEMWINNDGWLVVSPHRYAPVDGENVTDAEDVTGDYRLILQSNDSNGDEHESVYVTLNSQGRSIQGQLTGTYKLYSDDPSRIRLTIDDDTVYEGVAKWQWNVEDARFEVVISALSGAGESLLAAKLPERSVADVVDDISNAIDVAFANPANPDAMLEVKNDLSLQSTGARGAVISWESSHPQFISASGAVTRPNVDEGDQVVTLTANVDINGQMLSVTKDVKVIARSTYNRTAWYSFEDSLEDSLMNYDDAQSVTDVNSFTSASAVFSDGAQGRAVNLDGSYGILLPDNLIDSYQYTVSFWLNTAQTQFFSPAFFAANQTDRWISFLPVSWNAELMVWANYVDDEGAVSWFDGLSGVAFPLNEWHHVAFSVEQGFVSIFYDGTLVGTASSVRDIFTVRPEGAIITLGLNYWDVPLNAQYDELKIYDEALSAAEISALDVEQLPAEALVNIAQADLDLGNLDFVITDIALPHTGPFASALNWESSNSAVIDPATGKVTRPARGEADAEVTLTATISLAGQSVSKSFVANVISNTPPEAIARFSFEENLEDAQGNFAAGEEATKTADTPLIVPADTSLTYQAGVAGMAAEFKGDQGPGVKLPDGLISDYSYAVSMWLNPASLNQFTTTFFGYAASNSWISLVPFGPGSGDTMVWSGEQWFDGTLNAQIPTGSWTHIVFVVNEGTFYGYINGELVSTLENFPDVFTASGANSGFSLATNLFPWDANFSGLMDELVIYDDPLSADDVQALFAEGSN, encoded by the coding sequence ATGAAACCTAGATCGGCGCTCATTGTGAGCAGCATCCTCTGTGTCACAGGGTGTGGCGGTTCAGGGGAAGACAGCACTCCCCCCGAAACCATCACGGTTGTTGAAAACCAGACGCTGGCCAATCCTGAGGCTGCTATTACTGATAGCAGTGCATATATGGATATTGGCGTACATGACCCGTCTGTTGTGAAGGCAGATGGTACTTACTACATATTCGGTTCACATCTGGCGGCCGCGAAAACAACAGATCTTCAGACGTGGGAATATATCTCGTCATTAAGCGCCAATAATATGGTGGATGAATCTCCGTTATTTAACACTTATTCCACGGAGTTTGCGGAAGGTATCGCGTGGACCGATGATTTTACCGGCAGTTGGGCATCTGATGTTATACAAGCCCCTGATGGTAAGTTCTGGTTTTATTATAATCACTGTGCACAGGATAATCCTGACACACCCGAACGTGACGAAGTTTGCTGGCACCGCTCATATCTGGGTCTGGCAACATCCGACTCTGTAGAGGGTCCTTACGTTGATAAAGGTGTTTTCCTCAGATCGGGCTATCGTGATGAAGCCGAACTGGCCGCCTACCCCGTAGACGGCGTGGAAACCTATAATCCGGCTGTACATCCCAATGCAATAGACCCTGCAGCGTTTTACGATAAAGACGGCAATCTGTGGATGGTATACGGCTCTTACTCCGGCGGTATTTTTGTACTGGCGATGGATGAGCAAACAGGTATGCCGGAAGCCGGGCAAGGTTACGGTAAACACCTTGTGGGCGGCAACTACAACGCCATTGAAGGTGCGTTTGTCATCTACAGCCCTGACAGCGATTATTACTATTTGTTCTGGTCAAACGCCGGATTTGCAGCCGGTGACGGCTATAACATCCGTGTTGCCCGCTCAAGAACGCCGGACGGCCCTTACCTGGATGCTGCAGGTAATGACATGACCGGTGCGACTGTTGCAAACAATTACGGTAATAAACTCCTTGGCAGTCATCTGTGGTCATCGGCCTTCGGGGAAACCTCAAGTCAGTACGGTTACAACGCGCCGGGCCATAATTCAGCCTTATATGATGAAGAGCTGGATAAATATTTGCTCTTCACCCATACCCGTTTTCCTGATGAAGAAGGTCGCTACGACAATCCGGAAGCGCATGCCGTGCGGGTGCATGAGATGTGGATTAACAACGATGGCTGGTTAGTCGTTTCGCCACATCGCTACGCGCCGGTTGACGGAGAGAATGTCACTGATGCAGAGGATGTTACAGGAGATTACCGTCTTATTCTGCAAAGCAACGACAGCAATGGCGACGAACACGAATCTGTTTACGTTACCTTAAATTCGCAGGGGCGCAGTATTCAGGGGCAGCTGACCGGTACATATAAACTATACAGTGACGACCCGTCGCGGATCCGCCTTACCATCGATGATGACACGGTTTATGAAGGTGTCGCCAAATGGCAGTGGAACGTGGAAGACGCCCGTTTTGAAGTAGTCATCTCTGCATTAAGCGGTGCCGGTGAGAGTCTGTTGGCGGCGAAACTGCCTGAACGGTCCGTCGCTGATGTGGTTGATGATATCAGCAACGCCATTGATGTTGCATTTGCTAATCCGGCAAACCCTGATGCCATGCTGGAGGTGAAAAACGACCTGTCTTTGCAAAGCACTGGTGCACGGGGAGCTGTTATCTCCTGGGAGTCCAGCCACCCGCAATTTATATCTGCTTCAGGTGCAGTCACCCGGCCTAACGTGGATGAGGGCGATCAGGTCGTTACGCTTACAGCCAACGTTGACATCAACGGACAAATGCTGTCTGTAACAAAAGACGTCAAAGTAATTGCCCGTTCTACGTACAACCGCACGGCATGGTACTCCTTTGAAGACAGCCTGGAAGACTCACTGATGAATTATGACGATGCGCAGTCTGTTACGGACGTCAATTCGTTCACCAGTGCCAGTGCTGTATTCTCGGATGGTGCACAGGGTCGCGCCGTTAACCTGGACGGTTCTTACGGCATATTATTGCCGGACAACCTCATTGACAGTTATCAGTACACTGTCTCTTTCTGGCTGAATACCGCACAAACGCAGTTCTTTAGCCCTGCCTTTTTCGCGGCAAATCAAACCGATCGCTGGATCAGCTTCCTGCCTGTCAGCTGGAATGCAGAGCTTATGGTCTGGGCTAACTACGTGGATGATGAAGGGGCTGTCAGCTGGTTTGACGGACTCTCAGGCGTTGCCTTCCCGCTTAATGAATGGCATCACGTGGCATTCTCGGTAGAGCAGGGCTTCGTCAGCATTTTCTATGATGGCACGCTGGTGGGAACAGCGTCGTCTGTCAGGGATATTTTTACTGTACGACCTGAAGGCGCAATCATCACCCTTGGTCTTAACTACTGGGATGTACCGCTGAATGCTCAATATGATGAATTGAAAATTTATGACGAAGCATTGTCTGCAGCCGAAATTTCAGCGCTGGATGTTGAGCAGTTACCAGCAGAAGCACTGGTAAATATTGCTCAGGCAGATTTGGATCTTGGCAATCTGGACTTCGTTATTACCGATATTGCACTGCCACATACCGGACCGTTTGCTTCGGCGTTGAATTGGGAATCAAGTAACTCTGCGGTTATCGATCCTGCTACCGGAAAAGTTACCCGTCCGGCCCGTGGTGAAGCGGATGCAGAAGTGACCCTGACTGCCACAATTTCTCTGGCTGGCCAGTCGGTGTCGAAGTCTTTTGTTGCCAATGTTATTTCAAACACCCCGCCTGAGGCCATTGCACGCTTTAGTTTCGAGGAAAACCTCGAAGACGCGCAAGGTAACTTTGCTGCCGGCGAAGAAGCCACTAAAACTGCTGACACGCCCCTTATCGTTCCGGCAGATACGTCGCTGACTTATCAGGCTGGTGTAGCCGGTATGGCAGCGGAGTTCAAAGGTGATCAGGGACCGGGCGTCAAGTTACCGGATGGCCTTATTTCAGATTACAGCTATGCAGTATCAATGTGGCTGAACCCTGCCTCGTTGAATCAGTTTACGACTACGTTCTTTGGCTATGCCGCGTCGAACAGCTGGATCAGTTTGGTCCCGTTTGGTCCGGGCTCCGGCGACACCATGGTGTGGTCAGGCGAGCAATGGTTTGACGGCACTTTAAATGCGCAAATACCTACCGGTAGCTGGACGCATATCGTTTTTGTAGTCAATGAAGGCACCTTCTACGGATACATCAACGGTGAACTGGTCAGCACGTTGGAAAACTTCCCTGATGTATTTACTGCATCCGGAGCAAATTCGGGCTTCTCGCTGGCTACGAATCTCTTCCCCTGGGATGCAAACTTTTCGGGCTTAATGGACGAGCTGGTGATCTACGACGACCCGCTGTCTGCTGACGATGTACAGGCGCTGTTTGCAGAAGGCAGCAACTAA
- a CDS encoding TonB-dependent receptor: MFKPTILSTAVAASLMTLTHAAIAQQNEQTENSEEDIVEVIQVSGIRGSLAKSLDIKREKIEVVDSIVAEDIGKFPDNNVIEALQRVPGVQVTNRDRGEVGTLSIRGLTDITTTVNGRQMYISTGRFYTMADTPASLINRVDVYKARSADKVPSGIAGQVDVITNRPFNFEGSKFAFAGRGIYSDQEGTVDPNLSVMLSNNWDTDYGKFGALVNIAYARTNWRDQGITAGAVFPYFTASPEGEGLDRFGNSGEFPAYERINSAYWDPGLENGLPFASGSTLNTNGYENDYILSRDAIFASDLSGKRERPALNLSFQWAPDDYSSYVFEVFYNGYRERVRNSLFFAYPDSAYNIDFNDDIVFYEGTNIVKERTVYDGDPRYGVWETDFNSTDVDERQTDTLMFALGGEWSLTDDFTLSAEIVSQKSVFTSDFFAVRLLHDYYAMTADFNTGEGIAGLTFHDNPATGDIDESNLYDPRLYSMGPAWDNGSRDEGTSNALYLDANWLTDFAGVMEVDFGLLYEKRELSNESRAANVVVNQYDIPMTDMPDEFLDRTENFFDGRAEFPDGWLIGNVDYMVDNLGYFRQLYGFTDESGQPVDDYLTGGASLILRPTFEADETTLDLYVQAKYEYDVPGGFLDGAVGVRYTDASTPYSFVRVDTVNQIVEQDSGENESSEVLPTFLARYNFWDDYMLRFSYTETMRRPDFGSLNPYTTYTKGVTSVGTGTASSGNPALAPVISTNLDISLEYYFGEGNAIYATWFKRDIDGLVVNSRSEVYYDYPDDTDENGEDIGELLHILTQPANSANGSLEGIELGLVYFPDDLPAWLQGAGVQASYTTLDSSQDLPVFDPEDPTNPDPVGYETVEMFGVSDESLSVVLAYEREKFSTRLSYVWRDAFRYDNEAAIFANPLARYRAPEQSLDFQLSYNVNDNLVLTFDATNLTDEVFQAYYQYPDIYNFSSGIYSRTYALGVRYQL, encoded by the coding sequence ATGTTTAAACCCACAATATTAAGCACGGCCGTGGCTGCGTCTTTAATGACGCTCACCCACGCTGCCATTGCACAACAAAATGAACAAACAGAAAACAGTGAAGAGGATATTGTAGAAGTCATTCAGGTCTCCGGCATTCGCGGATCACTGGCAAAAAGTCTGGATATTAAGCGGGAAAAAATTGAAGTCGTCGATTCAATCGTTGCCGAAGATATCGGTAAGTTTCCTGACAACAACGTGATAGAGGCGTTACAGCGTGTGCCCGGTGTACAGGTAACTAACCGCGACCGGGGTGAAGTAGGGACGTTGTCAATTCGCGGCTTAACCGATATCACTACCACCGTAAACGGGCGGCAAATGTACATCTCCACCGGCCGTTTTTATACCATGGCCGATACACCGGCATCGCTGATTAACCGGGTTGATGTGTACAAAGCACGCTCGGCTGACAAAGTGCCGAGCGGTATTGCCGGTCAGGTTGATGTGATTACCAACCGTCCCTTCAATTTCGAAGGAAGTAAGTTCGCCTTTGCCGGCCGCGGAATATACTCTGATCAGGAAGGCACCGTTGACCCTAATCTGAGTGTGATGCTCAGCAACAACTGGGATACAGATTACGGTAAGTTCGGTGCGCTGGTGAATATAGCTTATGCGCGCACAAACTGGCGTGACCAGGGGATTACCGCTGGTGCTGTGTTTCCGTATTTTACTGCAAGTCCGGAAGGCGAGGGGCTTGACCGGTTTGGCAATAGTGGTGAGTTCCCTGCCTACGAGCGGATCAATTCGGCCTATTGGGATCCGGGCCTTGAAAACGGCTTACCGTTTGCCAGTGGTTCTACCCTGAATACCAACGGCTATGAAAATGACTATATCTTGTCCAGAGATGCTATTTTTGCGTCCGATCTATCCGGTAAGCGGGAACGGCCTGCGCTGAATTTATCGTTTCAGTGGGCACCGGACGATTACTCCAGTTACGTGTTTGAGGTGTTTTACAACGGCTACCGTGAACGGGTAAGAAACAGTCTGTTTTTTGCCTACCCCGACTCTGCTTACAACATAGACTTCAATGACGATATTGTATTTTATGAAGGTACAAACATCGTGAAAGAGCGCACTGTCTATGATGGCGATCCCCGCTATGGTGTATGGGAGACCGATTTCAACAGTACAGACGTTGATGAGCGCCAGACAGACACCCTGATGTTTGCTTTAGGTGGCGAATGGTCTCTTACTGACGACTTTACTTTATCGGCAGAGATTGTGTCGCAAAAGAGTGTGTTCACTTCCGACTTCTTCGCGGTTCGCCTGCTGCACGACTACTATGCAATGACTGCCGACTTTAATACCGGAGAAGGCATTGCCGGCTTAACGTTCCATGATAATCCTGCGACCGGCGATATTGACGAATCCAATTTGTACGACCCGCGTTTATATTCGATGGGACCAGCATGGGACAACGGCTCCCGTGATGAAGGTACGTCAAATGCGTTGTATCTCGATGCAAACTGGCTGACAGATTTTGCCGGCGTCATGGAGGTTGATTTTGGCTTGCTGTACGAAAAACGGGAATTAAGTAACGAAAGTCGCGCAGCGAATGTGGTCGTGAATCAATACGATATTCCGATGACAGACATGCCTGATGAATTCCTCGACAGAACTGAAAATTTCTTTGATGGCCGGGCTGAATTTCCTGACGGCTGGTTAATCGGAAATGTCGACTACATGGTTGATAACCTTGGTTACTTCAGACAACTTTACGGTTTTACTGACGAAAGCGGCCAGCCGGTGGATGATTACCTTACCGGCGGCGCGTCACTGATCTTACGGCCTACATTTGAAGCTGACGAAACCACATTAGATTTATACGTACAGGCAAAGTATGAATACGATGTGCCCGGCGGTTTTCTGGATGGTGCAGTCGGTGTGCGCTATACCGATGCCAGCACACCATACAGCTTTGTTCGCGTAGACACGGTTAACCAGATTGTGGAGCAGGACAGCGGCGAAAACGAAAGCAGTGAAGTGCTTCCCACGTTCCTTGCCCGCTATAATTTTTGGGATGACTACATGCTGCGTTTCTCTTACACAGAAACCATGCGTCGTCCGGACTTCGGTTCACTTAACCCTTATACCACGTACACCAAAGGCGTGACGTCTGTCGGAACGGGAACAGCTTCATCAGGCAACCCGGCACTTGCGCCGGTAATCTCAACAAACCTGGATATCTCTCTGGAATACTACTTCGGCGAGGGTAACGCAATTTATGCCACCTGGTTTAAACGGGATATCGACGGCCTTGTAGTAAATTCCCGCTCTGAAGTGTATTACGACTATCCGGACGACACTGATGAAAATGGTGAAGATATTGGTGAGTTGCTGCATATACTTACCCAACCGGCTAACTCAGCGAACGGCAGCCTGGAGGGTATTGAACTTGGTCTGGTCTATTTCCCCGATGATCTGCCCGCATGGCTTCAGGGGGCCGGTGTTCAGGCTAGCTACACAACATTAGATTCGTCTCAGGATTTGCCGGTTTTCGATCCTGAAGATCCGACTAACCCTGACCCTGTCGGCTACGAAACAGTAGAAATGTTTGGCGTCTCTGATGAATCATTGAGTGTTGTTCTGGCTTATGAAAGGGAAAAATTCAGTACTCGTTTGTCTTACGTATGGCGCGATGCCTTCCGTTACGACAACGAAGCGGCCATCTTTGCAAACCCGTTGGCGCGGTACCGTGCTCCGGAACAAAGCTTAGATTTCCAACTTTCGTACAATGTGAATGACAACCTGGTGCTGACGTTTGATGCCACCAATCTTACTGACGAAGTTTTTCAGGCATATTATCAATATCCTGATATTTATAATTTCTCCAGCGGGATCTACAGCCGCACTTATGCGCTGGGTGTGAGGTATCAACTGTAA
- a CDS encoding glycoside hydrolase family 43 protein, giving the protein MKSVLLSSAALLLSGQVFAQNPIITDVFTADPAAMVHDGTVYLYTGHDEAPNNDVFFEMHDWLAFSSTDMVNWKSHGPIMKATDFSWAKGDAWASHMIEKDGKFYFFTTVRHKDDKPGFAIGVAVSDSPTGPFKDAIGHALVTDDMTRQTPNDWDDIDPAIYVEENGDTYMFFGNLVPKYVKLSDNLLELDGEIKVIDVPDYTEASWVHKKGDNYYFSYACEFPEKICYAMSKSIHGPWEYKGILNEVAGNTETNHQSIIEFKGRDYFIYHTGALPPKGDKPSGGRFRRSVAVEPLHYNKDGSLQRVIMTTEGVTQPARED; this is encoded by the coding sequence ATGAAAAGCGTATTGTTATCGTCTGCGGCTCTGCTTCTTAGTGGACAAGTATTCGCACAGAATCCGATCATTACCGATGTGTTCACTGCCGATCCGGCGGCCATGGTGCATGATGGTACGGTATACCTTTACACCGGCCACGATGAGGCGCCCAACAACGATGTCTTTTTCGAAATGCACGACTGGCTGGCGTTTTCTTCCACCGATATGGTGAACTGGAAGTCACATGGTCCCATTATGAAAGCCACTGATTTCAGCTGGGCGAAAGGCGATGCCTGGGCGTCACATATGATTGAAAAGGATGGCAAATTTTACTTTTTCACCACCGTCCGTCACAAAGACGACAAACCCGGCTTTGCCATTGGGGTAGCGGTATCAGACTCTCCGACAGGTCCTTTTAAAGACGCCATTGGCCATGCCCTTGTCACAGATGATATGACCAGACAGACCCCGAATGACTGGGATGACATTGACCCGGCAATTTATGTTGAAGAAAACGGTGATACCTACATGTTCTTCGGAAATCTGGTACCGAAATACGTCAAATTATCAGACAACTTGCTGGAACTGGATGGCGAGATAAAAGTTATCGATGTCCCCGACTATACAGAAGCGTCCTGGGTTCATAAAAAAGGCGATAACTACTACTTCTCCTACGCTTGCGAGTTTCCGGAAAAGATTTGCTATGCGATGAGTAAAAGTATTCACGGCCCGTGGGAGTATAAGGGCATTTTGAATGAAGTGGCGGGCAATACCGAGACGAATCACCAGTCTATTATCGAATTTAAGGGCCGGGATTACTTCATTTATCACACCGGTGCTCTGCCACCAAAAGGCGATAAGCCAAGTGGCGGCCGGTTCCGCCGCTCAGTTGCAGTGGAGCCGCTTCACTACAATAAAGACGGCTCGCTGCAGCGGGTCATTATGACAACAGAAGGTGTTACTCAACCAGCCAGGGAAGATTAA